Proteins found in one Microbacterium sp. SSM24 genomic segment:
- a CDS encoding SHOCT domain-containing protein produces MMRRVGRPGLVGMAARTAVVAGTATAVSGSVARHQQNKANEQYQQDAYAAQQQQAAMDAAAAQAVANAQAAAPAPAAPAAGDDMMAKLQQLAALHAQGILSDEEFAAAKAKLLS; encoded by the coding sequence ATGATGCGCAGAGTGGGCCGTCCCGGCCTCGTCGGAATGGCGGCACGCACGGCCGTGGTCGCGGGCACCGCGACCGCAGTGTCGGGGAGCGTGGCACGCCACCAGCAGAACAAGGCCAACGAGCAGTACCAGCAGGACGCGTACGCCGCCCAGCAGCAGCAGGCCGCGATGGACGCGGCGGCCGCTCAGGCCGTCGCGAACGCCCAGGCCGCCGCTCCGGCGCCGGCCGCGCCCGCTGCCGGTGACGACATGATGGCCAAGCTCCAGCAGCTGGCCGCCCTGCACGCGCAGGGCATCCTGTCGGACGAGGAGTTCGCGGCCGCGAAGGCCAAGCTCCTGTCCTGA
- a CDS encoding DUF6325 family protein yields MTTFDYGPIEFYAIAFDGDKPGPGVLQAIDDLVAAGTVNVLDLVYATRSPDGELTVVELSDTTDDAGVPALDLAGLAGLEDIEALAAEVPPGSSAAILVVELLWAKAFAGALFDAGGAVIAREGIPAPIVNAFLAENVE; encoded by the coding sequence ATGACGACTTTCGATTACGGCCCGATCGAGTTCTACGCGATCGCGTTCGACGGTGACAAGCCCGGCCCCGGAGTCCTGCAGGCGATCGACGACCTCGTCGCCGCCGGCACCGTGAACGTGCTCGACCTGGTCTACGCGACCCGTTCGCCCGACGGCGAGCTCACCGTGGTGGAGCTCTCCGACACGACCGATGACGCCGGAGTGCCGGCGCTCGACCTCGCCGGCCTCGCCGGCCTCGAAGACATCGAGGCGCTCGCCGCCGAGGTGCCGCCGGGATCCTCCGCCGCGATCCTCGTGGTCGAGCTGCTGTGGGCGAAGGCCTTCGCCGGCGCGCTGTTCGACGCGGGCGGCGCGGTGATCGCCCGCGAGGGCATCCCCGCCCCCATCGTCAACGCGTTCCTCGCCGAGAACGTCGAGTAA
- a CDS encoding SHOCT domain-containing protein, producing MDLWSLVLWFFWVFVFVAYLMVLFSILGDLFRDHTLSGWWKAVWIIFLIFVPFLTALIYLIARGRGMTERSIAQAQELRSQQDAYIRATAGGSSAADDIAKAKSLLDSGAISQSEFDSLKAKALAG from the coding sequence ATGGATCTCTGGAGCCTGGTTCTCTGGTTCTTCTGGGTCTTCGTGTTCGTGGCGTACCTGATGGTGCTGTTCTCGATCCTTGGCGATCTCTTCCGCGACCACACCCTCAGCGGGTGGTGGAAGGCCGTCTGGATCATCTTCCTGATCTTCGTGCCGTTCCTGACCGCGCTGATCTACCTCATCGCGCGCGGCCGCGGCATGACGGAGCGCTCGATCGCCCAGGCACAGGAGCTTCGCTCGCAGCAGGATGCCTACATCCGCGCGACCGCCGGTGGCTCCAGCGCCGCCGACGACATCGCGAAGGCGAAGTCGCTGCTCGACTCCGGAGCGATCTCGCAGTCCGAGTTCGATTCACTCAAGGCGAAGGCACTCGCGGGCTGA
- a CDS encoding LuxR C-terminal-related transcriptional regulator, with product MNAPLSLIVAPAGAGKTVLLSQWAHSRPDVAVAWFDITAADNAPAGFARRLIAGVTAVVPRLTVPAAPVEASEDRLGEAFLEDFTGSLAEAGDIVLVFDDLDRLSGTAVLADLWRMVDLLPPNAHAVFASRVDLQLGWSRHRLEHGLVEIRQRQLAFDDATTARVLSRIAGKPVSDEAVAAVTARTEGWAVGVQMTALSLRFSDDPDRVVDALADTDRLVVDYLSEEVLDAIEPARRDALMRIAVVDEVSAGLAQALAEVDGARFLADLERDSMFIVPVAGRAGWYRFHRLFRDLLLYRLRAQDGSAEAGLQEAAADWYLGEGGNEVAIEYLLRARRWDRVLDRVLATGRDVFEDVRTATVSSWLRRVPADVRADHIDAELLFAISEGMSGRGLVAVDAMRSLLATEDLTTGQRQVALAYLAAGVQFHPHAELFVDAAREALALLDGDPEAPLPDLLGLTTRPLLRFIAQASLGRAHLFLGELGPARRTLEDAVDTVGYAYAPYRVHLLGTLALVNAVEGNLVLAAEQSDEALATAREFGLLAHPAPADAYIARAIIAIQRGEPDVGALALAEGGIRAAANQRTQLMWVAHVVSMLIDPSSEQLAGTEPPGPPSSLVRQVLIGVAMRRARMQGVATAPPSPVPAWSAVAFEEIAGLLAEGQSGAAHGRLAQLRFEPDARAPLSAVEFELLQAWTRALEGRRPQARERLSAAIAVAEREWLVDPFIRVGPPVAELLEELFPAKTDFLRTVIARARTMSGGGRRALADDLTPRELELLAFLPSRLTIADIAARCFVSTNTIKTHLGHIYRKLGVSGRDAAIERAVDLGLIDAREIARVG from the coding sequence GTGAATGCGCCGCTGTCTCTCATCGTCGCGCCCGCGGGCGCCGGCAAGACGGTCCTTCTGTCGCAGTGGGCGCACTCGCGCCCAGACGTCGCAGTGGCCTGGTTCGACATCACCGCCGCCGACAACGCGCCCGCCGGTTTCGCGCGCCGTCTCATCGCCGGCGTGACCGCCGTGGTGCCGCGCCTGACCGTTCCGGCTGCGCCGGTCGAGGCATCCGAGGACCGTCTGGGTGAGGCCTTCCTCGAGGATTTCACCGGTTCGCTGGCGGAAGCGGGCGACATCGTGCTCGTCTTCGACGACCTCGATCGGCTCTCGGGCACCGCGGTTCTCGCCGACCTGTGGCGCATGGTCGACCTCCTGCCGCCGAACGCGCACGCCGTCTTCGCCTCACGCGTCGACCTGCAGCTCGGCTGGAGCCGGCATCGGCTGGAGCACGGGCTCGTCGAGATCCGCCAGCGTCAGCTCGCCTTCGATGATGCGACCACGGCCCGCGTGCTCTCGCGCATCGCCGGCAAGCCGGTGTCGGACGAAGCGGTCGCCGCGGTCACCGCGCGCACCGAAGGGTGGGCGGTCGGCGTGCAGATGACGGCGCTCAGCCTGCGGTTCTCCGACGATCCCGACCGAGTGGTCGACGCGCTCGCCGACACCGACCGGCTCGTGGTCGACTACCTCAGCGAAGAGGTGCTCGACGCCATCGAGCCCGCGCGACGCGACGCGCTCATGCGGATCGCCGTCGTCGACGAGGTGAGCGCCGGCCTCGCGCAGGCCCTCGCCGAGGTGGACGGGGCGCGCTTCCTCGCCGATCTCGAACGCGACTCCATGTTCATCGTGCCGGTGGCGGGTCGGGCCGGCTGGTACCGGTTCCACCGGCTCTTCCGCGACCTTCTCCTCTATCGCCTGCGCGCGCAGGACGGAAGCGCCGAGGCCGGACTGCAGGAGGCCGCTGCCGACTGGTATCTCGGCGAGGGCGGCAACGAGGTCGCGATCGAATACCTCCTGCGCGCGCGGCGCTGGGATCGCGTGCTCGACCGGGTGCTCGCCACGGGGCGGGACGTCTTCGAGGACGTCCGCACGGCGACGGTGTCGAGCTGGCTGCGGCGGGTGCCCGCCGACGTCCGCGCCGACCACATCGACGCCGAGCTGCTGTTCGCGATCTCCGAGGGCATGAGCGGGCGCGGGCTCGTCGCGGTCGACGCCATGCGGAGTCTGCTGGCGACCGAGGATCTCACCACCGGTCAGCGCCAGGTCGCTCTCGCCTACCTCGCCGCCGGGGTGCAGTTCCACCCGCACGCCGAGCTCTTCGTCGACGCGGCCCGCGAGGCGCTCGCGCTCCTCGACGGCGACCCCGAGGCTCCGCTTCCCGATCTGCTCGGCCTCACCACGCGGCCGCTCCTCCGGTTCATCGCCCAGGCTTCGCTCGGACGCGCCCACCTGTTCCTGGGCGAGCTCGGACCGGCGCGGCGCACGCTCGAGGACGCCGTCGACACCGTCGGGTACGCCTACGCGCCCTACCGCGTGCACCTGCTCGGCACGCTCGCGCTGGTCAACGCCGTCGAGGGCAACCTCGTCCTGGCGGCGGAGCAGTCCGACGAGGCGCTGGCCACCGCCCGCGAGTTCGGACTGCTGGCCCATCCGGCGCCGGCCGACGCGTACATCGCGCGCGCGATCATCGCGATCCAGCGGGGCGAGCCCGACGTCGGAGCCCTCGCGCTCGCCGAGGGCGGCATCCGCGCGGCCGCCAATCAACGCACACAGCTGATGTGGGTGGCCCACGTCGTGAGCATGCTCATCGACCCGTCCAGCGAGCAGCTGGCGGGAACCGAGCCGCCGGGACCGCCCTCGTCGCTCGTGCGCCAGGTGCTGATCGGCGTGGCGATGCGCCGTGCCCGCATGCAGGGCGTGGCGACGGCTCCGCCGAGCCCGGTTCCGGCGTGGTCGGCCGTCGCGTTCGAGGAGATCGCCGGGCTGCTCGCGGAGGGGCAGTCGGGCGCCGCGCACGGGCGCCTCGCGCAGCTGCGCTTCGAGCCCGACGCGCGGGCTCCGCTCTCGGCCGTCGAGTTCGAGCTGCTGCAGGCGTGGACGCGGGCTCTCGAGGGTCGCCGTCCGCAGGCGCGCGAGCGCCTGTCGGCGGCGATCGCCGTGGCTGAGCGGGAGTGGCTCGTCGACCCGTTCATCCGGGTCGGGCCGCCGGTGGCCGAACTGCTCGAGGAGCTGTTCCCCGCCAAGACCGACTTCCTGCGCACGGTCATCGCGCGTGCGCGCACGATGAGCGGCGGCGGCCGGCGTGCGCTGGCCGATGACCTCACCCCCCGCGAGCTGGAGCTGCTCGCGTTCCTCCCGAGCCGGCTCACGATCGCCGACATCGCCGCGCGCTGCTTCGTGTCGACGAACACGATCAAGACGCACCTCGGGCACATCTACCGCAAGCTCGGGGTGTCGGGACGGGATGCCGCGATCGAGCGCGCCGTCGACCTCGGCCTGATCGACGCCCGTGAGATCGCCCGCGTGGGATGA
- a CDS encoding AI-2E family transporter, translated as MDANPPGAVDPVDEAHHHDDPALIDVMAAPERPKRFAGVLAALDRPLVLGFVTTLGVLGALVLGSALGSISTILVYIVLAMFLALGLDPIVRMLERHRVKRGGAIAIVFGAFALLFAAFLIWVLPPVVAQIGEFIVAIPATIAGVPETAWFQSLDGDVQVAILAALEELAQWVSSPSTLGALGGGLLAVGVAFVSGISASFIVVALTLYFLSSLSSMKKAFYALAPARNRARLENLTERITASVGGALIGSVTLSSLNAAVVFLLHILIDLPFPALMAVIAFVITLIPLFGSVIFLVLGTGVALFTSPTQALIFFVAYLVYIQLESYVISPRVMNKAIAIPAALVLIGAMVGGALMGVIGVLVALPVMASILLIIREVVVPKQDLKV; from the coding sequence ATGGACGCGAACCCCCCGGGCGCGGTCGACCCCGTCGACGAGGCGCATCACCACGACGACCCGGCGCTGATCGACGTGATGGCCGCGCCGGAGCGCCCCAAGCGGTTCGCCGGCGTGCTGGCCGCGCTCGACCGGCCCCTCGTGCTCGGATTCGTCACGACCCTGGGCGTGCTCGGCGCGCTGGTGCTCGGCAGCGCGCTGGGCTCGATCTCGACGATCCTCGTCTACATCGTGCTGGCGATGTTCCTCGCCCTCGGGCTCGACCCGATCGTGCGGATGCTTGAACGGCACCGGGTGAAGCGCGGTGGGGCGATCGCCATCGTCTTCGGCGCCTTCGCCCTCCTGTTCGCCGCGTTCCTCATCTGGGTGCTTCCCCCGGTCGTCGCGCAGATCGGCGAGTTCATCGTCGCGATTCCCGCCACGATCGCCGGTGTGCCGGAGACGGCCTGGTTCCAGTCGCTGGATGGCGACGTGCAGGTGGCGATCCTCGCCGCCCTCGAAGAGCTCGCGCAGTGGGTGTCCAGTCCCTCGACCCTCGGTGCTCTGGGCGGCGGCCTCCTCGCGGTGGGTGTGGCGTTCGTGAGCGGGATCTCGGCGTCGTTCATCGTCGTCGCCCTCACCCTCTACTTCCTGTCGTCGCTCTCGTCGATGAAGAAGGCGTTCTATGCGCTGGCGCCCGCGCGCAACCGCGCGCGCCTCGAGAACCTCACCGAGCGCATCACCGCGTCGGTGGGCGGGGCGCTGATCGGGTCGGTGACGCTCTCGTCGCTCAACGCGGCCGTCGTGTTCCTGCTTCACATCCTCATCGACTTGCCGTTCCCGGCGCTCATGGCCGTCATCGCGTTCGTGATCACGCTCATCCCGCTGTTCGGCTCGGTGATCTTCCTCGTGCTCGGCACCGGTGTGGCGCTCTTCACGAGCCCGACGCAGGCGCTCATCTTCTTCGTCGCGTACCTGGTCTACATCCAGCTCGAGTCGTATGTGATCAGCCCCCGGGTCATGAACAAGGCCATCGCGATCCCGGCGGCGCTCGTGCTGATCGGAGCCATGGTCGGCGGCGCGCTGATGGGCGTGATCGGCGTGCTGGTCGCGCTGCCCGTCATGGCGTCGATCCTGCTCATCATCCGCGAGGTCGTCGTGCCGAAGCAGGACCTCAAGGTCTGA
- a CDS encoding endonuclease domain-containing protein: MVGGVPAESPVRAWRQAAAHWGLDDLIAAAEFLVHPRRGLATIEELAAEVEAMGDVGGGLLTQSLALVRVGSESPEETALRLLLIRAGLPEPAINVDLRASSGRFIARLDLAYVEYRVAIEYDGRIHAENDRQFRRDADRWDDIRAAGWQHVRILSHHVRPDPRVAVRKVMTALGAAGWPGSGIRPLGHVTR; this comes from the coding sequence ATGGTCGGCGGCGTCCCCGCGGAGAGTCCCGTCCGCGCGTGGCGACAGGCTGCCGCGCACTGGGGGTTGGATGACCTCATCGCCGCCGCGGAGTTCCTCGTTCATCCGCGCCGCGGGCTGGCGACGATCGAGGAACTGGCCGCCGAGGTCGAGGCGATGGGCGACGTCGGCGGCGGCCTGCTCACGCAGAGCCTTGCGCTCGTCAGGGTCGGCTCCGAGTCGCCGGAAGAGACAGCCCTTCGCCTCCTCCTCATCCGCGCAGGGCTTCCCGAACCGGCGATCAACGTCGACCTCCGCGCCTCATCAGGGCGTTTCATCGCGCGACTGGACCTCGCCTACGTCGAGTACCGAGTCGCGATCGAGTACGACGGGAGGATCCACGCGGAGAACGATCGGCAGTTCCGGCGCGACGCGGACCGCTGGGACGACATCCGCGCCGCGGGCTGGCAGCACGTCCGCATCCTGTCCCACCACGTGCGGCCGGATCCTCGGGTAGCGGTGCGAAAGGTCATGACCGCCCTCGGCGCGGCCGGCTGGCCGGGCAGCGGCATCCGCCCGCTGGGTCATGTCACACGGTAG
- the cls gene encoding cardiolipin synthase, which translates to MLDAGPVWPIVVVVVIVIDLIALMVIPRGRKPTAAMAWLLLIFLLPFIGILLFLLIGSFRLPEKRRAEQTRIDGLIRSGVDRDRLSTEEPDWPRWFQRVVEQNENLTALPASEGNEASLYPDYQGSIDAMAEAIDTAEHFVHVEFFIVAWDDTTRGFFAAMERAVARGVTVRLLADYVATRRLGNCKATLAELDRIGVKWAWMLPVMPLKGKYQRPDLRNHRKIVVVDGRIGFMGSQNLIDRSYDSPKNLKRGLKWQELMTRLTGPVVAAVNVVFLSDWLIETGEELTATEHVPATALERSSSPDALLCQVVPSGPGYATENNLRLFLSLIYGATEKVILTSPYFVPDEAMVYAITTACQRGLEVQLFVSEIGDQGLVYHAQRSYYSALLEAGVRIFLYPAPFILHSKHFSIDDDIAVIGSSNMDIRSFSLNMEVSLLVRGESFVAGMREVEQAYRDAGRELTLEEWNNQPGKATFLDGLARLTSALN; encoded by the coding sequence ATGCTCGACGCGGGACCCGTATGGCCGATCGTGGTCGTCGTCGTCATCGTCATCGACCTCATCGCCCTGATGGTGATCCCGCGGGGCCGCAAGCCCACGGCGGCGATGGCGTGGCTGCTGCTGATCTTCCTGCTGCCGTTCATCGGCATCCTGCTGTTCCTCCTCATCGGCAGCTTCCGCCTGCCCGAGAAGCGCCGCGCCGAGCAGACGCGCATCGACGGCCTCATCCGCAGCGGCGTCGACCGCGACCGGCTGAGCACCGAGGAGCCCGACTGGCCGCGCTGGTTCCAGCGCGTGGTCGAGCAGAACGAGAACCTGACGGCGCTTCCCGCCAGCGAGGGGAACGAGGCATCCCTCTACCCCGACTACCAAGGATCGATCGACGCGATGGCCGAGGCCATCGACACCGCGGAGCACTTCGTGCACGTCGAGTTCTTCATCGTCGCGTGGGACGACACCACGCGCGGATTCTTCGCCGCGATGGAGCGCGCCGTCGCCCGGGGCGTCACCGTGCGTCTGCTCGCCGACTACGTCGCGACGCGCCGCCTGGGCAACTGCAAGGCGACTCTCGCCGAACTCGACCGCATCGGCGTGAAGTGGGCGTGGATGCTGCCCGTGATGCCCCTCAAGGGCAAGTACCAGCGGCCCGACCTGCGCAACCACCGCAAGATCGTCGTCGTCGACGGCCGCATCGGCTTCATGGGATCGCAGAACCTCATCGACCGCAGCTACGACTCCCCCAAGAACCTCAAGCGCGGCCTCAAGTGGCAGGAGCTCATGACCCGCCTCACCGGCCCGGTCGTCGCGGCGGTGAACGTCGTGTTCCTGTCGGACTGGCTGATCGAGACCGGTGAGGAGCTCACCGCGACCGAGCATGTGCCCGCGACGGCTCTGGAGCGATCGTCGTCCCCCGACGCGCTGCTGTGCCAGGTCGTGCCGAGCGGGCCCGGATACGCGACCGAGAACAATCTGCGGCTTTTCCTGTCGCTCATCTACGGGGCGACCGAGAAGGTCATCCTGACCAGCCCCTACTTCGTCCCCGACGAGGCGATGGTCTACGCCATCACGACGGCGTGCCAGCGCGGTCTCGAGGTGCAGCTGTTCGTGTCGGAGATCGGGGACCAGGGGCTGGTGTACCACGCGCAGCGGTCCTACTACTCGGCCCTGCTCGAGGCAGGTGTGCGGATCTTCCTCTACCCCGCGCCGTTCATCCTGCACTCCAAGCACTTCTCGATCGACGACGACATCGCCGTCATCGGGTCGAGCAACATGGACATCCGCTCGTTCAGCCTCAACATGGAGGTGTCCCTCCTGGTGCGCGGCGAGTCGTTCGTCGCAGGGATGCGCGAGGTCGAGCAGGCGTACCGCGACGCCGGCCGCGAGCTCACTCTCGAGGAGTGGAACAACCAGCCCGGCAAGGCGACGTTCCTCGACGGTCTCGCCCGCCTCACCTCCGCGCTGAACTGA